From Nitrospirota bacterium, a single genomic window includes:
- a CDS encoding LPP20 family lipoprotein, producing the protein MKRQSPYRVLGLLLTTLSLLVAGCADQKPMGQEANGMARTDTPIQDVKNLPKWVTQRGAAFSGEKRVFYGVGNAAGLQNPSLRRRAAEGQARRDIAQTMQTYVAALQKQFLAETTAGDMSKQSVEQHITDTMKQVTEATLVGSQIVEYWEHPLRNEAYALARLDLEQFLDVMKSYQSAVGNAKELDAKVREYVRKNAEKAYDELNQELVKKGQGSGLTQPSMQQSASQKPRGRAYLQAGELMPIANGEIQASSVVEAGALEAGALVEIAYEDLVAIAGGQDLAQLAGESVEIGARDLVEIAYEDLVGLANAETLQAGSVVIDVAKGSSLKSGGASASAKSGGASSYVWVDKAKKSVGEYLKNLKEDLGRGGPRRLHRCSGCGAGAVRG; encoded by the coding sequence ATGAAAAGACAATCACCCTATCGAGTTCTCGGCTTGCTGCTTACGACCCTGAGTTTGTTAGTTGCAGGCTGTGCCGATCAAAAGCCGATGGGCCAGGAGGCCAACGGGATGGCCAGGACCGATACGCCGATTCAGGACGTGAAGAATCTGCCGAAGTGGGTCACGCAACGAGGCGCGGCCTTCAGTGGCGAGAAGCGCGTGTTCTACGGTGTCGGCAACGCGGCAGGACTGCAAAATCCAAGTCTGCGGCGGCGGGCGGCGGAAGGGCAGGCGCGGCGCGATATTGCCCAGACCATGCAGACCTATGTGGCGGCGTTACAGAAACAGTTCCTGGCGGAGACGACGGCAGGCGACATGAGCAAGCAGAGCGTCGAGCAGCATATCACCGACACCATGAAGCAGGTGACGGAAGCCACGCTTGTAGGGTCGCAGATCGTGGAGTATTGGGAGCATCCGTTGCGCAACGAAGCCTATGCCTTGGCGCGGCTGGATCTGGAGCAGTTTTTGGATGTGATGAAGAGTTATCAATCCGCCGTGGGCAATGCCAAAGAGTTGGATGCCAAGGTGCGCGAGTATGTTCGGAAGAACGCGGAAAAGGCCTATGATGAGCTGAATCAGGAGTTGGTTAAGAAGGGCCAGGGGAGTGGGTTGACGCAACCTTCCATGCAGCAATCAGCCAGCCAGAAGCCACGCGGGCGGGCCTATTTGCAGGCGGGGGAGTTGATGCCCATCGCCAATGGAGAAATTCAGGCTAGTAGCGTAGTCGAGGCAGGAGCGCTCGAAGCTGGGGCCCTGGTGGAGATTGCCTATGAGGATCTGGTGGCGATCGCGGGCGGGCAGGATCTGGCCCAACTGGCCGGCGAATCGGTAGAGATTGGCGCTCGGGACCTGGTGGAGATCGCCTATGAGGACTTAGTGGGGTTAGCCAACGCGGAGACCTTACAGGCTGGCAGTGTGGTCATAGATGTCGCGAAGGGTTCTTCGCTGAAGAGCGGAGGGGCCTCGGCATCGGCTAAGAGTGGGGGAGCCTCCAGTTACGTATGGGTGGATAAAGCGAAAAAGAGCGTGGGCGAGTATCTGAAAAACTTAAAAGAGGACTTAGGTCGCGGGGGGCCGAGGCGGCTCCACCGGTGCAGCGGATGTGGTGCTGGTGCTGTGAGGGGATAA